The proteins below are encoded in one region of Gambusia affinis linkage group LG07, SWU_Gaff_1.0, whole genome shotgun sequence:
- the LOC122833393 gene encoding ATR-interacting protein isoform X1, protein MNCPPTKRFRGLNQDVVTAVASDDPFGDDEEFTQDDLDEIDIIASQAFTSAVAASKSASKPNEPTVGSTWTSSAGQNKSAKDHSNENKSGIYQINAGKHSRENHGNTQQQLGLNREDSYRLLEAQHAELKRKLNEVEEEILLKSGEIRVLRDSLKAAQQEKETQRQHQVLLETQRQREQSDREKELNKKVLSLQCELQFKEAEINEMKTKLLSSDKNKTPSPVARTSPKVLSALTQMHPMSGSSSSSPIGNGFITKETFGAQISSRVTPVKTPRDASDRGVSKSRSGNGQDISPPDPFLSARRAKMQHKGGVLLGALLQQPLVPSNLGLSHLLSMSVAEYSGFSQLSISPQLHSDPLEGASTVGANRAPLSLVQSLAATGLNLLSQSQTTIGVSNRDNRSSPGHPGAVFLLPLLDLHLSQLCCTLECLGSSSTGIYGSDSTTASSIPAGRRESPVLGRLDEAGITGLRVEDTGLTALKLLYLLLVQSDEVVEAVLLRKNQTTGKTDRSDAHMGLCSQNALLQSLLRLCDTRAGGNTAQKEKLFLKALKTMCVLIKRTPPTHSDRLQCVLQVVCLCLAQDTRVQTVSECVSVLIAMSDHPTLAKQLCSQHDTCIFLKLFHLIRTRPDTLATRADWILLDLQVVRLLSRVTQRTESWTSSKPSSCQCYSELVQAVVIIFHRQWLDIRGSQEQTSASSSSCWSDPATSLLRESLLLLHWLLLHHTSFSESCRPVLHMYDQMIPAVRETLSKISDLSDSEELALEEICRSDGDDIDDMDTDTTS, encoded by the exons ATGAATTGCCCACCCACAAAACGCTTCAGAGGCCTTAATCAGGATGTTGTGACAGCAGTTGCATCTGATGACCCTTTTGGAGATGATGAGGAATTCACCCAGGATGACTTGGATGAAATAGACATCATCGCCTCACAGGCCTTCACTTCGGCAGTAGCAGCATCCAAATCAGCATCCAAACCGAATGAGCCAACGGTTGGGTCTACCTGGACATCCTCTGCAGGccaaaacaaatctgcaaaagaCCACAGCAACGAGAACAAGTCTGGGATCTACCAAATAAATGCTGGGAAACACAGCAGGGAAAATCATG gtaacacacagcagcagcttgGATTAAACAGGGAAGACTCCTACAGACTCCTGGAGGCCCAGCATGCAGAGCTGAAAAGGAAG TTAAACGAGGTGGAAGAGGAGATTCTGTTGAAGAGCGGTGAGATCCGTGTCCTGAGAGACTCTCTGAAAGCAGCTCAGCAAGAAAAGGAAACTCAGAGACAGCACCAGGTTCTCCTGGAGActcagaggcagagagagcagaGCGACAGGGAGAAGGAGCTCAACAAGAAG gttCTGTCTCTGCAGTGTGAACTGCAgtttaaagaagcagaaatcAATGAGATGAAGACCAAACTTCTcagttcagacaaaaacaagacacCCTCTCCTGTGGCTAGGACTAG tcctAAAGTGCTCAGCGCTCTCACCCAGATGCATCCGATGAGtggcagctcctcctcctcaccaatAGGAAATGGTTTCATCACCAAGGAGACATTTGGAGCACAGATCTCATCACGAGTGACGCCGGTGAAAACTCCAAGAGATG CATCAGACAGAGGAGTATCCAAGAGCAGATCTGGTAATGGACAGGATATTTCTCCTCCAGACCCGTTCCTGTCTGCCAGACGTGCAAAGATGCAGCACAAAG GAGGCGTCCTGCTTGgggctctgctgcagcagccatTGGTTCCTAGCAACCTCGGTCTCTCCCACCTGCTGTCGATGAGTGTGGCTGAATATAG tgggTTCAGCCAGCTGTCCATCAGCCCTCAACTCCACTCTGATCCCCTAGAGGGCGCCAGCACTGTTGGAGCCAACAGAGCTCCTCTGAGTTTGGTCCAAAGCCTAGCTGCGACCGGACTCAACCTGCTGAGTCAGAGTCAAACGACCATCGGCGTCAGCAACAGAGACAACAG GTCGTCACCAGGTCATCCTGGAGCAGTCTTCCTGCTTCCTCTGTTAGATCTTCATCTTTCTCAGCTTTGTTGCACTTTGGAGTGTCTAGGCTCCTCTTCCACTGGGATTTATGGGTCAGACTCCACCACTGCCAGCTCAATCCCAGCAGGCCGAAGAGAATCTCCTGTACTGGGGAGACTGGATGAGGCTGGCATCACAGGTTTAAGAGTGGAGGACACTGGCTTGACAGCCCTCAAGCTTCTTTACCTACTTTTGGTCCAAAGTGATGAG GTGGTGGAAGCAGTGTTGTTGAGGAAGAACCAGACTACAGGCAAG ACTGATCGCTCTGATGCACACATGGGCCTTTGCTCCCAGAATGCCTTGCTGCAGTCATTGCTCCGGTTGTGTGACACGCGTGCCGGTGGTAACACTGCTCAGAAAGAGAAGCTCTTCCTTAAAGCTTTAAAGACGATGTGTGTCCTCATAAAACGGACACCTCCCACGCACTCTGACAG GCTCCAGTGTGTGCTGCAGGTGGTATGTCTATGTTTAGCACAAGACACCAGGGTGCAGACggtttcagagtgtgtgtctGTTCTCATAGCCATGTCTGACCATCCGACTCTGGCCAAGCAGCTCTGTTCCCAACACG AtacttgtatttttcttaaGTTGTTCCATTTGATTCGGACCAGACCAGATACGCTAGCTACACGTGCCGATTGGATTTTGCTGGACCTGCAG GTTGTGCGTTTGTTGAGCCGAGTGACTCAGAGAACAGAGAGCTGGACAAGCAGCAAGCCAAGCTCCTGCCAGTGTTACAGTGAG TTGGTTCAGGCAGTTGTAATCATTTTCCATCGTCAGTGGTTGGATATTCGAGGTTCTCAAGAGCAAACTTCTG CATCCAGCTCGTCTTGTTGGAGCGACCCAGCTACATCACTTCTTAGAGAGTCTCTGCTGCTTCTACATTGGCTGCTGCTGCATCACACGAGCTTCTCTGAAAGCTGCCGGCCAGTGTTGCACATGTATGACCAGATGATCCCTGCTGTGCGTGAAACATTGAGCAAGATCTCTGATCTGAGTGACAGCGAAG AGCTGGCCTTGGAGGAGATCTGCCGCTCCGACGGCGATGACATCGATGATATGGACACTGACACCACCTCATAG
- the LOC122833393 gene encoding ATR-interacting protein isoform X2, with translation MNCPPTKRFRGLNQDVVTAVASDDPFGDDEEFTQDDLDEIDIIASQAFTSAVAASKSASKPNEPTVGSTWTSSAGQNKSAKDHSNENKSGIYQINAGKHSRENHGNTQQQLGLNREDSYRLLEAQHAELKRKLNEVEEEILLKSGEIRVLRDSLKAAQQEKETQRQHQVLLETQRQREQSDREKELNKKVLSLQCELQFKEAEINEMKTKLLSSDKNKTPSPVARTSPKVLSALTQMHPMSGSSSSSPIGNGFITKETFGAQISSRVTPVKTPRDASDRGVSKSRSGNGQDISPPDPFLSARRAKMQHKGGVLLGALLQQPLVPSNLGLSHLLSMSVAEYSQLSISPQLHSDPLEGASTVGANRAPLSLVQSLAATGLNLLSQSQTTIGVSNRDNRSSPGHPGAVFLLPLLDLHLSQLCCTLECLGSSSTGIYGSDSTTASSIPAGRRESPVLGRLDEAGITGLRVEDTGLTALKLLYLLLVQSDEVVEAVLLRKNQTTGKTDRSDAHMGLCSQNALLQSLLRLCDTRAGGNTAQKEKLFLKALKTMCVLIKRTPPTHSDRLQCVLQVVCLCLAQDTRVQTVSECVSVLIAMSDHPTLAKQLCSQHDTCIFLKLFHLIRTRPDTLATRADWILLDLQVVRLLSRVTQRTESWTSSKPSSCQCYSELVQAVVIIFHRQWLDIRGSQEQTSASSSSCWSDPATSLLRESLLLLHWLLLHHTSFSESCRPVLHMYDQMIPAVRETLSKISDLSDSEELALEEICRSDGDDIDDMDTDTTS, from the exons ATGAATTGCCCACCCACAAAACGCTTCAGAGGCCTTAATCAGGATGTTGTGACAGCAGTTGCATCTGATGACCCTTTTGGAGATGATGAGGAATTCACCCAGGATGACTTGGATGAAATAGACATCATCGCCTCACAGGCCTTCACTTCGGCAGTAGCAGCATCCAAATCAGCATCCAAACCGAATGAGCCAACGGTTGGGTCTACCTGGACATCCTCTGCAGGccaaaacaaatctgcaaaagaCCACAGCAACGAGAACAAGTCTGGGATCTACCAAATAAATGCTGGGAAACACAGCAGGGAAAATCATG gtaacacacagcagcagcttgGATTAAACAGGGAAGACTCCTACAGACTCCTGGAGGCCCAGCATGCAGAGCTGAAAAGGAAG TTAAACGAGGTGGAAGAGGAGATTCTGTTGAAGAGCGGTGAGATCCGTGTCCTGAGAGACTCTCTGAAAGCAGCTCAGCAAGAAAAGGAAACTCAGAGACAGCACCAGGTTCTCCTGGAGActcagaggcagagagagcagaGCGACAGGGAGAAGGAGCTCAACAAGAAG gttCTGTCTCTGCAGTGTGAACTGCAgtttaaagaagcagaaatcAATGAGATGAAGACCAAACTTCTcagttcagacaaaaacaagacacCCTCTCCTGTGGCTAGGACTAG tcctAAAGTGCTCAGCGCTCTCACCCAGATGCATCCGATGAGtggcagctcctcctcctcaccaatAGGAAATGGTTTCATCACCAAGGAGACATTTGGAGCACAGATCTCATCACGAGTGACGCCGGTGAAAACTCCAAGAGATG CATCAGACAGAGGAGTATCCAAGAGCAGATCTGGTAATGGACAGGATATTTCTCCTCCAGACCCGTTCCTGTCTGCCAGACGTGCAAAGATGCAGCACAAAG GAGGCGTCCTGCTTGgggctctgctgcagcagccatTGGTTCCTAGCAACCTCGGTCTCTCCCACCTGCTGTCGATGAGTGTGGCTGAATATAG CCAGCTGTCCATCAGCCCTCAACTCCACTCTGATCCCCTAGAGGGCGCCAGCACTGTTGGAGCCAACAGAGCTCCTCTGAGTTTGGTCCAAAGCCTAGCTGCGACCGGACTCAACCTGCTGAGTCAGAGTCAAACGACCATCGGCGTCAGCAACAGAGACAACAG GTCGTCACCAGGTCATCCTGGAGCAGTCTTCCTGCTTCCTCTGTTAGATCTTCATCTTTCTCAGCTTTGTTGCACTTTGGAGTGTCTAGGCTCCTCTTCCACTGGGATTTATGGGTCAGACTCCACCACTGCCAGCTCAATCCCAGCAGGCCGAAGAGAATCTCCTGTACTGGGGAGACTGGATGAGGCTGGCATCACAGGTTTAAGAGTGGAGGACACTGGCTTGACAGCCCTCAAGCTTCTTTACCTACTTTTGGTCCAAAGTGATGAG GTGGTGGAAGCAGTGTTGTTGAGGAAGAACCAGACTACAGGCAAG ACTGATCGCTCTGATGCACACATGGGCCTTTGCTCCCAGAATGCCTTGCTGCAGTCATTGCTCCGGTTGTGTGACACGCGTGCCGGTGGTAACACTGCTCAGAAAGAGAAGCTCTTCCTTAAAGCTTTAAAGACGATGTGTGTCCTCATAAAACGGACACCTCCCACGCACTCTGACAG GCTCCAGTGTGTGCTGCAGGTGGTATGTCTATGTTTAGCACAAGACACCAGGGTGCAGACggtttcagagtgtgtgtctGTTCTCATAGCCATGTCTGACCATCCGACTCTGGCCAAGCAGCTCTGTTCCCAACACG AtacttgtatttttcttaaGTTGTTCCATTTGATTCGGACCAGACCAGATACGCTAGCTACACGTGCCGATTGGATTTTGCTGGACCTGCAG GTTGTGCGTTTGTTGAGCCGAGTGACTCAGAGAACAGAGAGCTGGACAAGCAGCAAGCCAAGCTCCTGCCAGTGTTACAGTGAG TTGGTTCAGGCAGTTGTAATCATTTTCCATCGTCAGTGGTTGGATATTCGAGGTTCTCAAGAGCAAACTTCTG CATCCAGCTCGTCTTGTTGGAGCGACCCAGCTACATCACTTCTTAGAGAGTCTCTGCTGCTTCTACATTGGCTGCTGCTGCATCACACGAGCTTCTCTGAAAGCTGCCGGCCAGTGTTGCACATGTATGACCAGATGATCCCTGCTGTGCGTGAAACATTGAGCAAGATCTCTGATCTGAGTGACAGCGAAG AGCTGGCCTTGGAGGAGATCTGCCGCTCCGACGGCGATGACATCGATGATATGGACACTGACACCACCTCATAG
- the trib3 gene encoding tribbles homolog 3: MGVATTRSQLCLKRLLAEPQENLPKCKLARLETSHSASGLSSYLTPTNPAPKSSPSHPPSRVGPYLLFVSCEREETYRAVHTSTQKQYTCQVLPLQGFQERLAAYERIGKHDNICHLQDVVVGQDNLYVFLPDHHGDMHAYVRSRKRLDEEEAGRLFAQMLNAVVYCHHKGVILRDLKLRRFVFMDQYRTRLALLGLNDSVVLHGNPDNDFLKDRHGCPAYVGPELLNNGNGSYSGRAADVWSLGVSLYTMLIGRYPFQDTQPAALFAKIRRGVFSLPSGLSPQAKCLISCMLRKLPAERLKASELLMHPWLTINPCVQHHNVHKTHHNQNTMQNKQMEEDQVVPTWTEKQ, translated from the exons ATGGGCGTGGCAACAACCAGAAGTCAGCTGTGTCTGAAGAGGCTGCTGGCTGAACCTCAAGAAAACTTACCAAAATGCAAGCTCGCCCGTCTGGAGACATCCCATTCTGCCAGTGGCCTATCTTCATACCTCACACCAACAAACCCCGCACCCAAGTCCAGCCCAAGCCATCCCCCGTCCAGAGTGGGACCATACCTCCTGTTTGTAAGCTGTGAAAGGGAGGAAACCTATAGGGCCgtacacacaagcacacaaaaGCAGTACACCTGTCAG GTTCTCCCTCTGCAGGGTTTCCAGGAACGGTTGGCAGCCTACGAGCGCATTGGTAAACACGACAACATCTGCCATCTGCAAGATGTGGTGGTCGGTCAAGACAACCTGTACGTCTTCCTGCCCGATCACCATGGAGACATGCACGCATACGTGCGCAGCAGGAAGCGCCTGGACGAGGAAGAGGCAGGGCGTCTCTTTGCTCAGATGCTGAATGCGGTGGTGTACTGCCACCATAAAGGAGTCATCCTGAGGGACCTGAAGCTGCGACGATTCGTCTTTATGGACCAATACAG gACTCGTCTTGCCCTGCTCGGCCTTAACGACAGTGTAGTCCTCCACGGTAATCCTGATAATGACTTCCTCAAAGACAGACACGGCTGTCCAGCCTACGTTGGTCCTGAGCTGCTCAACAATGGAAATGGCTCCTACTCGGGTCGCGCTGCAGACGTATGGAGCCTGGGCGTGTCTCTGTACACCATGCTGATTGGACGATACCCTTTTCAGGACACGCAGCCAGCTGCGCTTTTCGCTAAGATCCGGCGCGGGGTTTTCAGCCTGCCCAGTGGCTTGTCACCACAGGCAAAGTGTCTGATTAGCTGCATGCTGAGGAAGTTGCCTGCTGAGAGACTGAAGGCATCCGAACTACTGATGCATCCGTGGCTGACCATCAATCCCTGTGTGCAACACCACAATGTGCACAAGACGCATCACAACCAAAATACAATGCAGAACAAACAGATGGAGGAAGACCAAGTGGTGCCAACATGGactgagaaacaataa